Sequence from the Luteibacter aegosomaticola genome:
GTGGGGCGAAAGATGTCGCCCACAGGGTGGGCTCCTACGGGCGCGGGGGCGAACGGCGAGCGCGCGATAGGCCTGTGCTATCGGATTGATCCATACGATCAGTTGGACTTGACCCCCACCATCCCCATAATGAGAGTCATTCTTATTAGAGGACGCGGCCATGGCCCGCAAGATCAAGTTCGCGGCGACGCATTTCAGCATCGCCTTCTCCATGAGTTACGCGGCCAACCAGAACGTGGCGCTCAGCGCCCTGATCGGCGTGGCCGAGCCGCTGGCGTTCGCCTTCGGCCGTTCGGTCGTCAGCGAAGCCCGCAACGGCCTAGCGCTGGCTCCCGCCGCCTGATCCACCGCCGACCCGCGCGTTCGTCTCTGTCACCGCGCGGGTGAATCCTTCGAACGGGATGTCGGTAATGCCGACCAGCCCGATGTGCGAGTTTTCGCCATCCAGGATGCGGCCGGTCACCGGCTGGTCGACGTACTGGAACCAGTGGGTGCCGACAACGACGCCCGATGCCGCCGCGGCATCGACGAAGCGCGTGTAGGCCTTGCCCCGCTCCTCCTCGCTCGCCACCGCCGCCACGCCATTGCCGAACGGCCCACGGTCGCTCGAGCCGAAATGGAACTCGGTGATCATCACCGGCTTGTCCCACTTCTTGAACTCCGCCACGTCGAAGCCGTGTTCCGGCAGGTCGGTGTAGGTGTTGATACTGGTGACGTCGGTGTACTTCGCGCTCATCTCTTCCACTTCGGGCGTGCGCACCGCGAGGCGGCCGCCGAGGAAGAGATGGTGCGGGTCGGCTTTCTTCAGCGTCCGCGCGACGGTGTTGAAGTACTGGCCGGCGAAGAGTTTGAGGAAAGCGATGTAGTCCGCGGCGACAGCGGGGTGGGCTTCGCTCGGGTCCGGTGCCTTGAAGCCGCTGGCTTCGAGTTGCTTCCAGTCAGTGAGGTTGTTGAGGCCCCATGCCTTGGCGAAGGTGGCCGCATCGCCGTGAGTCTTTTTCAGAGACGCAATGAAGGCCTGTTTCGCCGGGCTTTGTGGGCCTTGGGCGAGCGAGCCGACGGCGAGTGCCCAGCGGCCTTGTGGGCCCTGCCCTGCCCACGCGAGTTCGTTATCGGCGAAGTAGCCGAGGAGCCAGGGATCGTTGGCTTTGTCCTTCGTCGCGTTGGCCACCGCTTGCTGCGTCGCCTTTTCGAAACGCGGGTCGAACGGATCCGGCATACGGCCCCAGTAGTCGTAGCCCGTGCTCACCGTATTGAAATCGCCGTGGATCAGGATGGGCACGGTGTAAGCCATGCGTTTGTCATCGGCGAAACCGGGATCGCTCCAGTTACCGAGCGTGTTGAAACGCCAGGCCTTCAATCGATCAAGCGTGCGCCTGCGCCATGCGTTGTCGTAGTTGTTGCCGAGCGTGCGCGCCACGTTGTTCGCATATACATCCCACCAGCGCCCGTGATTCATACCGTTATCGCGCTGCGAACCGTTATCGCTGCGGCTGTCGCTGGTGCCACCGAATGGGCCGTTTGCGCCGCTCGTATCAGCGAACATGAATTCCCTGCCCTGCACATAGGCGCGGCCATCCGTGTGATTCACGGCATTCACGCCGAGCGAGAAAAACGCGTGCCCCTCGGGCGATACCAGCCACCAGCGCTCACCCTGCTTCTGCACACGGAAAAACCCGGAAGCCTGCATCGCTGGCAAATCCGTCCGCCCACCAAACCGATCAAGCCCGGCAGCCTTGCCGCCCGACTCACCGCTCGTTGCAGGAGCGCCCTTGGGCGCGATCGCCCGCGCCTTCAAAGCCTCATCGGAATCAATCTTCTCCGGCCACGACCCACGCGTGAACTGTCCATACTTATCGACGATGCCGGTATAAGCGGCCTTCAAGTCCGCATCACCCGCCACTGCATCAACGCTTCCGAACAACACCGTCTGCGCCGCGCCCGGCTGCGGCATGGAAAGCGTCACGCCCGTGACCTTCGCCGGATCGATCGCACCCTCGGTGAAGGTCGCCACGATACGCTTCACCTTCCCATCGTCAAACGGCATGGGCGGCCCGACCTGCATGCCGAACGCACGAGGCGAGGTCGCGCTGAGCGGCACCGACAGCACCTGCGGTGGCCCCGGCGGCAAACCCACCGTCGCCTTCAAATGTTTCTCTCCGGAAGCCACATCGACGATGAGCGTCACCGGCCAGGGCATGCCGTTCTGCACCGTAAGCCGCAGCGTGCCGTTGGCCGGCCAGGCCCACGCACACTGCTCCTTCGCTGCTCCCGCGGGAGCGCGGCTGCCAGCACCAGCACCGGCATTAGAACCAGACCCAGTACCAGAACCTGGCGCAAGCGTGATCGCTGGCGCAGCGGCCGGTTGAAAAGTAACCGCCACCAACTCGCTCCCATCCGCGGCCTTGCGCACCGTCGGATCGAGCGAAGCGTTGGCCGGCGTGATCCGCACGGCCGGCGTGGGATGGGCAAGATCAATCGCCGCGGCATGGGCACCGCAGGCAACGCTGGAAAGCAGCAGGCAGAGTGTCAGGCGCATCCCCCAAGCCTGCCATCCCAAACGTGAACGCGACACCCACCCACAACGGGAACGCGCCCCCTCCACAACGGGAACGCGACGCCCACCCACAACGGGAACGCGACACCCACTCGACCCTCCGTAGGAGCCCACCCTGTGGGCGACATCTTTCGCCTCAGGCCACAAGGTCTTGGGGATCAGATCGAGAGCTCTATTTCCCGAGCGTTGTCGCGAACGGCGTCGCCCACAGGGTGGGCTCCTACATGGCGCGGGTTAGGTCGGGTTGCCCAGGCGCTTGCGCCACAGGTAATACACCGGCACGCCAATCGCGATGATCAGCAGGCTCATGCCCGCGTTTTCCGGCTGCGTGATGGCGGTGGCGACGATCACGCAGAGCACCGTGGTCGTGAAGATCAATGGTACCCACGGGTAACCCGGCACCAGGTACGGCGAGGGTTCGTCCTTCAGCTTGCGGCGGTACCAGAAGATGGTCGCGATACCGAAGGCGTGCGACAGCCATTCGCCGACGGTCGTGTAATCCACCAGTGCTTCGAAGCTACCCGAGAGAATCAGGGCAATGGCCCACGCACCCAGTGCGAGCAGCGCGATCTGCGGTGCGCCGGTCTTCGCATCGATACGCGCGATCGGCTTGAAGAACATGCCATCGGCACTCATCACCTGCAGCACGCGGGCGCCGCCGGCAATGGCGATGCTGCAATAGCCGAAGGTGGAACAGGCAATGCCAACGGCAATGACGGTAGCACCCGATTCACCGAACACCTTGCGCATCAGATCAGCCGCAGGCGCGGTGCTTGCCGCCAGACCCGCGTGGCCGAGGCCC
This genomic interval carries:
- a CDS encoding DUF2061 domain-containing protein → MARKIKFAATHFSIAFSMSYAANQNVALSALIGVAEPLAFAFGRSVVSEARNGLALAPAA
- a CDS encoding beta-agarase, producing the protein MRLTLCLLLSSVACGAHAAAIDLAHPTPAVRITPANASLDPTVRKAADGSELVAVTFQPAAAPAITLAPGSGTGSGSNAGAGAGSRAPAGAAKEQCAWAWPANGTLRLTVQNGMPWPVTLIVDVASGEKHLKATVGLPPGPPQVLSVPLSATSPRAFGMQVGPPMPFDDGKVKRIVATFTEGAIDPAKVTGVTLSMPQPGAAQTVLFGSVDAVAGDADLKAAYTGIVDKYGQFTRGSWPEKIDSDEALKARAIAPKGAPATSGESGGKAAGLDRFGGRTDLPAMQASGFFRVQKQGERWWLVSPEGHAFFSLGVNAVNHTDGRAYVQGREFMFADTSGANGPFGGTSDSRSDNGSQRDNGMNHGRWWDVYANNVARTLGNNYDNAWRRRTLDRLKAWRFNTLGNWSDPGFADDKRMAYTVPILIHGDFNTVSTGYDYWGRMPDPFDPRFEKATQQAVANATKDKANDPWLLGYFADNELAWAGQGPQGRWALAVGSLAQGPQSPAKQAFIASLKKTHGDAATFAKAWGLNNLTDWKQLEASGFKAPDPSEAHPAVAADYIAFLKLFAGQYFNTVARTLKKADPHHLFLGGRLAVRTPEVEEMSAKYTDVTSINTYTDLPEHGFDVAEFKKWDKPVMITEFHFGSSDRGPFGNGVAAVASEEERGKAYTRFVDAAAASGVVVGTHWFQYVDQPVTGRILDGENSHIGLVGITDIPFEGFTRAVTETNARVGGGSGGGSQR